A region from the Negativicoccus succinicivorans genome encodes:
- a CDS encoding SDR family NAD(P)-dependent oxidoreductase produces MPTILLTGGAGFIGSHIAETYTRKGWRVAIVDDFSSGTMENLAAIKDAPNVTIYHADIRDRETLREIFAEVRPDVVNHHAAQKSVADSVTDPLRDLDINGRGWLNVLLAAGEYGVKNIIYVSSGGALSKIIEGDEKSQEIDPPQLISPYAIHKYGGEQYLANYQEKYGYEYTILRYANVYGPRQIPDGECGVIPIFVNNVRADRPSVLFTYPDMPRGCSRDYVHVDDVVRANVMAQEKPANEPVNIGSGEEIYILDIYEKICDVFESDAPIAIEGPREGDIRRSVLAADRARTLWGWRPQVTWQEGLQSLQKE; encoded by the coding sequence ATGCCTACTATTTTATTGACCGGCGGCGCGGGCTTCATCGGTTCGCATATCGCCGAAACATATACGCGAAAAGGTTGGCGGGTGGCGATTGTCGATGATTTTTCATCCGGCACGATGGAAAACCTCGCGGCCATTAAAGACGCGCCCAATGTCACGATTTATCACGCGGATATTCGCGATCGCGAAACCTTGCGCGAGATATTCGCCGAGGTGCGCCCCGATGTGGTGAACCATCACGCGGCGCAAAAATCCGTGGCCGATTCCGTCACGGATCCTCTTCGTGATCTCGATATCAACGGCCGCGGCTGGCTGAACGTGTTGTTGGCGGCGGGGGAATACGGCGTAAAAAATATTATTTACGTATCGTCCGGCGGCGCGCTTTCCAAAATCATCGAAGGCGATGAAAAATCGCAGGAAATCGACCCGCCGCAGTTGATTTCTCCGTACGCCATTCACAAGTACGGGGGCGAGCAGTATTTGGCGAATTATCAGGAAAAATACGGCTACGAGTACACGATTTTACGTTACGCGAATGTGTACGGACCGCGGCAGATTCCCGACGGTGAATGCGGCGTGATTCCGATCTTCGTGAATAATGTGCGCGCGGATCGTCCTTCCGTCCTCTTTACGTATCCCGATATGCCGCGCGGTTGCTCGCGCGATTACGTGCATGTCGATGACGTGGTGCGGGCGAATGTCATGGCGCAGGAAAAGCCGGCGAATGAGCCGGTCAACATCGGTTCGGGAGAAGAAATTTATATTCTCGATATCTATGAAAAAATTTGCGACGTGTTTGAGTCCGACGCGCCGATCGCGATCGAAGGACCGCGCGAAGGCGATATTCGCCGCTCCGTTTTGGCGGCCGATCGCGCCCGCACGCTTTGGGGCTGGCGACCGCAAGTGACGTGGCAGGAAGGCTTACAGTCGCTGCAAAAGGAATAA
- a CDS encoding transglycosylase domain-containing protein, with amino-acid sequence MRFILVIALMLGGWWWWSAPPDDPAAPFGTLKEGVTSTADAMRDADPISFGQQLYDPHAAVESMIDRSTFVPAEEIPTTLKQAIIATEDKRFYTHGAIDLIGVARALVANYQAGETLQGGSTISQQTVKNLFLSHDRTWMRKTQEMLLASRLERVYSKEEILELYLNTIYYGAGAYGLQAAALTYFHCDARDLTPAQCTVLAGLPQAPSAYNPLAHFENAKARQRQVLDAMTEQGMLSPAEAKLLYAEDLHLVNATSEE; translated from the coding sequence ATGCGCTTTATATTAGTGATTGCACTTATGCTGGGCGGTTGGTGGTGGTGGTCGGCTCCGCCTGACGATCCCGCGGCGCCATTCGGCACGCTCAAAGAGGGCGTGACGTCGACCGCCGACGCGATGCGGGATGCGGATCCGATCTCGTTCGGGCAGCAACTGTACGATCCGCACGCCGCCGTCGAGAGCATGATCGACCGATCGACTTTCGTGCCCGCCGAGGAAATTCCGACGACGTTGAAACAGGCGATCATCGCGACGGAAGATAAACGCTTTTACACTCACGGCGCCATTGATTTAATCGGCGTCGCGCGAGCGCTCGTCGCTAATTATCAGGCGGGTGAGACGCTGCAGGGCGGCAGTACGATTTCACAACAAACCGTGAAAAATTTGTTTCTCTCGCATGATCGCACGTGGATGCGCAAGACGCAGGAGATGTTGCTCGCAAGCCGTCTGGAACGCGTGTACAGTAAAGAAGAAATTTTGGAGTTGTATTTAAATACCATTTACTACGGTGCCGGCGCGTACGGTTTGCAGGCGGCCGCGCTGACCTATTTCCATTGCGACGCTCGCGATCTTACGCCGGCGCAATGCACCGTTTTGGCCGGTTTGCCGCAAGCGCCGAGCGCCTACAATCCGCTGGCGCATTTTGAAAACGCGAAAGCCCGCCAGCGCCAAGTACTCGACGCGATGACCGAACAGGGCATGTTGAGTCCCGCGGAAGCGAAGCTTTTATACGCGGAGGATTTGCATCTTGTCAATGCGACAAGTGAGGAATAA
- a CDS encoding RNA polymerase sigma factor, protein MKTSYLTANDIDLVTAAQAGDTLAATVLYRRYLPLIHATARTFFTRDRDELLAVIRFAFWKAVGRYDKSRRVPVAGYLKTQLRYAAWNACAKHTRTEQRENGGDTDTLPLSAPPREQPDATYARNQLYRALHAALLTLPQRQRHVIYGLFFRQQTRGELARELHCTPQAISALKRRALDALRRKLAAYAPDKP, encoded by the coding sequence ATGAAAACTTCCTATCTGACCGCGAACGACATCGACCTAGTGACCGCGGCGCAAGCCGGCGACACGCTTGCCGCGACCGTATTGTACCGCCGCTACCTGCCGCTTATCCACGCGACCGCGCGAACCTTTTTCACGCGCGATCGCGACGAGTTGCTCGCCGTCATTCGCTTCGCTTTTTGGAAAGCCGTCGGCCGCTACGATAAAAGTCGCCGCGTGCCGGTGGCGGGATATTTGAAAACGCAGCTGCGTTACGCCGCCTGGAATGCCTGCGCGAAACACACCCGCACGGAGCAACGGGAAAACGGCGGCGACACGGATACTTTGCCGCTTTCCGCGCCGCCGCGCGAACAACCGGACGCGACGTACGCCAGAAACCAACTCTATCGCGCGTTGCATGCCGCGCTCCTCACCTTGCCGCAACGTCAGCGCCACGTGATTTACGGTTTATTCTTTAGGCAACAAACGCGCGGCGAACTCGCGCGGGAGCTTCATTGCACACCGCAAGCGATCAGCGCGCTCAAACGTCGGGCACTTGACGCGTTGCGTCGAAAACTCGCCGCGTACGCGCCGGACAAGCCATAA
- a CDS encoding argininosuccinate synthase, with protein sequence MSDVKKVVLAYSGGLDTSVIIPWLKENYQCEVIAVCANLGQPENFDAIEKKALKSGASKAFVLDLRQEFLEEYVWKVLQAGAVYEGKYLLGTSFARPIIAKALVDIAKQEGADAVAHGATGKGNDQVRFELTVKALAPNLTIIAPWRLWNIKSREDAIAYAEQHQVPINMYASDDPAKPKQPYPYSMDWNIWHLSHEGADLENPANAPHDDMYMVTCDPTKAPDEVTEITLGFVEGVPKTLNGKELSAVEMITELNKIGAANGIGIADIVENRLVGMKSRGVYENPGGAILFYAHRELEYLCLDRATYHFKEQANVRYAELVYDGMWYSPLREALQAFVTETQKTVTGEVGLKLYKGNIMSNGAKSPYSLYNEEFVTFGADEVYNQADAEGFINLFGLPLKIRALMQQKEQK encoded by the coding sequence ATGTCAGACGTAAAAAAAGTAGTGCTTGCCTATTCGGGCGGGTTGGATACATCGGTAATTATTCCCTGGTTGAAAGAAAATTACCAATGCGAAGTGATCGCGGTCTGCGCCAATCTCGGCCAGCCGGAAAATTTTGACGCCATTGAAAAAAAGGCGCTGAAAAGCGGTGCGTCGAAAGCGTTTGTTTTGGATCTGCGTCAGGAATTTTTGGAAGAGTACGTATGGAAGGTGCTGCAAGCGGGCGCGGTGTACGAAGGCAAATACCTGCTCGGCACTTCCTTCGCGCGGCCGATCATCGCCAAAGCGCTGGTCGATATCGCCAAACAGGAAGGCGCCGACGCGGTGGCGCACGGCGCGACGGGCAAAGGCAATGACCAGGTGCGGTTCGAACTGACGGTGAAAGCGCTCGCGCCGAATCTCACCATTATCGCGCCGTGGCGTTTGTGGAATATCAAGTCGCGGGAAGACGCGATCGCTTACGCGGAACAACATCAGGTGCCGATCAACATGTACGCGAGCGACGATCCGGCGAAACCGAAACAGCCGTACCCGTACAGCATGGACTGGAACATTTGGCATTTATCGCATGAAGGCGCCGACTTGGAAAATCCGGCGAACGCGCCGCATGATGATATGTACATGGTGACTTGCGATCCGACCAAAGCGCCGGACGAAGTGACGGAAATCACGCTGGGCTTTGTGGAAGGCGTACCGAAAACGCTGAACGGCAAAGAACTTTCGGCGGTCGAAATGATCACCGAGTTAAATAAAATCGGCGCGGCCAACGGTATCGGCATCGCGGATATCGTCGAAAATCGTCTCGTCGGCATGAAGTCGCGCGGCGTGTATGAAAATCCGGGCGGCGCGATTTTGTTCTACGCGCATCGCGAGTTGGAATACCTCTGCCTCGATCGCGCGACGTACCATTTCAAGGAACAGGCGAATGTGCGCTATGCGGAACTCGTGTATGACGGCATGTGGTATTCGCCGTTGCGCGAAGCCTTGCAGGCATTTGTCACGGAAACGCAGAAAACCGTGACGGGCGAAGTCGGCTTGAAATTGTATAAGGGTAATATCATGAGCAACGGCGCGAAATCACCGTACTCCCTCTACAATGAAGAGTTCGTCACGTTCGGCGCGGACGAAGTGTACAATCAGGCGGACGCGGAAGGGTTCATCAACCTGTTCGGCTTGCCGCTCAAAATCCGCGCGCTGATGCAGCAAAAGGAGCAAAAATGA
- a CDS encoding metallophosphoesterase family protein, translating into MAKRFRFIHCADLHLGTPLAIREAPSRYWEKTLREATFQAFRNIVDTAIEKRVAAIVIAGDVYNSADHSLPAQLEFSRELFRAANAGISTFIAHGNHDPVSAWQAQVPLPPTAHVFSADKVEGLPLVVENETAAMIYGRSYATMHTDGRWASDYVRGETDPYAIAVMHTQGPKAASDGPYAPLSWDEIRQSGIDYWALGHVHTREVLSEDPYVVYPGNAQSLTAAETGPRGCYLVEVGSHGTTMLEFIATDAIRSETWEFSVTDLTDVEMFIQAVLAKRQERRQEVGKPLLVTLVVSGRGALHQVFSDPAARQSILARLNEEEEMKHIFVYCRALLDQTTAAVDWQARREIPDATGDYLRAVDRLRAMSPEERHYALRQAVAARPEWERYARYFGELSDERLETALRRAEITGAQRILGDNGDEAD; encoded by the coding sequence ATGGCGAAACGATTTCGATTTATTCACTGTGCGGATTTACATTTAGGAACGCCGTTGGCTATCCGGGAAGCGCCGTCACGGTACTGGGAAAAAACATTGCGGGAAGCGACTTTTCAAGCGTTTCGCAACATTGTCGATACGGCGATCGAAAAGCGTGTCGCCGCGATTGTGATCGCCGGTGACGTATATAATTCGGCGGACCACAGTTTACCGGCGCAGCTGGAATTTTCGCGCGAGCTGTTTCGCGCGGCCAATGCGGGCATCAGCACGTTTATCGCGCACGGCAACCACGATCCGGTGAGCGCGTGGCAGGCGCAGGTGCCGTTGCCGCCGACCGCGCATGTGTTCAGCGCGGACAAAGTGGAAGGATTACCGCTCGTGGTGGAAAATGAAACCGCCGCGATGATTTACGGTCGAAGCTACGCGACGATGCACACGGACGGTCGCTGGGCGTCGGATTATGTGCGCGGCGAAACCGATCCGTACGCGATCGCCGTCATGCACACGCAGGGACCGAAAGCGGCGTCGGACGGTCCGTATGCGCCGCTCAGCTGGGACGAGATCCGCCAAAGCGGGATCGATTATTGGGCGCTCGGCCATGTGCATACGCGCGAGGTATTATCGGAAGATCCGTATGTCGTCTATCCGGGCAACGCGCAAAGTCTGACGGCGGCGGAAACCGGCCCCCGCGGCTGCTACCTTGTCGAAGTGGGCAGTCACGGCACGACGATGCTTGAATTTATCGCGACCGATGCCATTCGCTCGGAAACATGGGAGTTTTCCGTGACGGATCTGACGGACGTGGAGATGTTCATCCAAGCGGTATTGGCAAAACGGCAGGAGCGTCGTCAGGAAGTGGGCAAACCGCTACTCGTGACCTTGGTTGTGAGCGGTCGCGGCGCGCTGCATCAGGTGTTTTCCGATCCGGCGGCGCGACAGTCCATTTTGGCGCGCTTAAATGAAGAAGAAGAAATGAAACATATCTTTGTGTATTGCCGCGCTCTTTTAGATCAGACGACGGCGGCGGTCGATTGGCAGGCGCGGCGGGAGATTCCGGATGCGACGGGCGATTATCTGCGCGCGGTGGATCGACTGCGCGCCATGTCGCCGGAGGAGCGGCATTACGCGTTGCGGCAGGCCGTCGCGGCGCGACCGGAATGGGAACGCTACGCGCGTTACTTCGGCGAACTCAGCGACGAACGCTTGGAAACGGCGCTCCGTCGCGCGGAAATAACGGGTGCGCAACGAATATTGGGGGACAACGGCGATGAAGCTGACTGA
- the argH gene encoding argininosuccinate lyase, producing MKLWGGRFQEETAPEVEAFTASIPFDKKLYREDIAGSIAHAQMLAANGIISEDDAAQIKDGLLKILTSIENGEFTFSIGLEDIHMNIESALTEAIGDAGKRLHTARSRNDQVALDMHLYMRRAIVETGEALLALLKTLKEVATDYQDVILPGYTHLQRAQPILLAQHLMAYFHMLARDFRRLEGCWQSADIMPLGAGALAGTTYPTRPEMVRDALGFKALYANSMDAVSDRDYLLEYLAMASIAMMHLSRLSEEIILWASSEYRFIELSDAFTTGSSIMPQKKNPDVSELVRGKTGRVYGHFIALATVMKGLPLAYNKDLQEDKEGVFDTVATLGFALRVYADMLRSMKVNRERMRAVLDDDFSNATDMADYLAKRGVPFREAHAIVGKAVHYCIENNKVLTDLTLSEFKTWSPAFDEDILDAISIEACIAARDTHGGTAPARVARQLEGAAKLLAVYEKIQAERAEKATLPLA from the coding sequence ATGAAATTGTGGGGCGGCCGTTTTCAGGAAGAAACGGCACCGGAGGTAGAAGCGTTCACCGCTTCGATTCCATTTGATAAAAAATTGTACCGCGAAGATATCGCAGGCTCGATTGCGCATGCGCAAATGCTTGCCGCGAACGGGATCATCAGTGAAGACGACGCGGCGCAAATCAAAGACGGCCTGCTGAAAATTTTAACATCGATTGAAAACGGCGAATTCACTTTTTCGATCGGTCTGGAAGATATTCACATGAATATCGAAAGCGCGCTGACGGAGGCAATCGGCGACGCGGGCAAACGCCTGCACACCGCGCGCAGCCGTAACGATCAGGTCGCGCTCGATATGCATTTGTACATGCGGCGCGCGATTGTGGAAACGGGTGAGGCGCTGTTGGCACTTCTGAAAACGCTCAAAGAGGTCGCGACAGATTACCAAGACGTCATCTTGCCGGGGTACACGCATTTGCAAAGGGCGCAACCCATTTTACTCGCGCAACATCTCATGGCGTACTTCCATATGCTGGCGCGCGATTTCCGTCGACTTGAAGGTTGCTGGCAGAGTGCGGATATCATGCCGCTCGGCGCGGGCGCGCTTGCCGGCACGACGTATCCGACGCGGCCGGAAATGGTCCGCGACGCGCTCGGTTTCAAAGCGCTCTACGCCAACAGCATGGATGCGGTCAGCGATCGCGATTATTTGCTCGAGTATCTCGCCATGGCCTCAATCGCCATGATGCATTTGTCGCGCCTTTCGGAAGAAATTATCTTGTGGGCGTCGTCCGAGTATCGTTTTATCGAACTTTCCGACGCGTTTACTACCGGCTCATCCATCATGCCGCAAAAGAAAAATCCGGACGTGAGTGAACTCGTGCGTGGCAAAACCGGCCGTGTTTACGGTCATTTCATTGCGCTGGCGACGGTAATGAAAGGCTTGCCGCTCGCGTACAATAAAGACTTACAGGAAGACAAAGAAGGCGTGTTTGACACGGTCGCGACCCTCGGTTTCGCGCTGCGGGTCTACGCCGATATGCTGCGTTCCATGAAAGTCAATCGGGAACGGATGCGCGCCGTGTTAGATGATGATTTCTCCAACGCGACCGACATGGCGGATTACCTTGCCAAACGCGGCGTGCCGTTCCGCGAAGCGCACGCGATCGTGGGCAAAGCGGTGCATTATTGCATTGAAAACAATAAAGTATTGACGGATCTGACGCTTTCGGAATTCAAAACATGGAGTCCGGCGTTCGATGAGGATATTTTGGACGCGATTTCGATTGAGGCGTGCATCGCCGCGCGCGATACGCACGGCGGCACGGCGCCGGCGCGCGTGGCGCGGCAACTCGAAGGCGCCGCCAAGTTGCTCGCCGTGTACGAAAAAATCCAGGCGGAACGCGCCGAGAAAGCGACATTGCCGCTCGCGTAA
- a CDS encoding PLP-dependent aminotransferase family protein, producing MTATKEAPLYLRLYRAMREKIETGVWPAGMRLRSVRAQAAELGVSKFTVERVYSRLASEGYIVAKNRARFTVMPQLTIRQHPARTQPRAKTEVTYRYDLAQSGMDRDGFLFAAWRRSLARVFRDEKRLLRYGDIQGERELREALAQYGAQARDTRAYAGDIIIGSNTQQLLRILASLLQTEYGEVLFAETEFPLGVDTMSDAGFTVRMLYGGHAELLQPPLQNARKRILYVLPSLAYRAADVMPAQIRAELLSWSERTDGLIIEDDFDSELSYYGAPVASLQGMGDGTRVVYIGALSKVLPPSLRLAYMILPPDLLKRFLARRELYRQTASVAEQLALADFIERGHFTRQIRRLRKLYAEKGELLTNALQQTFGDAIRIDAPTAGIYLPVYVKTTASCAALVRAAARRGLHLRRVKPQHNEPANERMLLLSFGEIERDDIPDVSRILYAAYQDTLKEA from the coding sequence ATGACAGCTACCAAAGAAGCGCCGTTATATTTGCGGCTGTATCGCGCGATGCGCGAAAAAATAGAAACCGGTGTTTGGCCGGCCGGCATGCGGTTGCGTTCGGTACGTGCGCAGGCGGCGGAGCTCGGCGTCAGTAAATTTACCGTTGAACGCGTGTACAGTCGGCTCGCAAGCGAAGGCTATATCGTGGCGAAAAATCGCGCGCGTTTTACCGTGATGCCGCAACTGACGATCCGACAGCATCCTGCGCGGACGCAGCCGCGCGCCAAAACCGAAGTCACGTATCGCTATGATCTGGCGCAAAGCGGCATGGATCGCGACGGCTTTTTATTCGCCGCGTGGCGGCGTTCACTTGCGCGGGTGTTTCGTGATGAAAAACGGTTGCTGCGTTACGGCGATATTCAAGGGGAGCGGGAACTGCGCGAAGCGTTGGCGCAATACGGCGCCCAGGCACGAGATACGCGGGCGTATGCCGGCGACATCATCATCGGTTCGAATACGCAGCAATTATTGCGGATTTTAGCCAGCCTTTTGCAAACGGAGTACGGGGAAGTTTTGTTTGCGGAAACGGAATTTCCGTTGGGCGTGGATACGATGAGCGATGCGGGATTTACCGTACGCATGTTGTACGGCGGACACGCGGAACTTTTGCAGCCGCCGTTGCAAAATGCCCGCAAGCGCATTCTTTACGTGTTACCGTCGCTGGCGTATCGCGCGGCGGATGTGATGCCCGCGCAGATCCGCGCCGAACTTTTGTCGTGGAGCGAGCGCACGGATGGACTGATCATCGAAGACGATTTTGACAGCGAACTTTCGTATTACGGCGCGCCGGTGGCCTCGTTGCAGGGGATGGGTGACGGCACGCGCGTCGTCTATATCGGAGCGCTTTCCAAAGTGCTGCCGCCGTCGTTGCGTTTGGCGTACATGATTTTACCGCCGGACTTATTGAAACGTTTTCTGGCGCGACGCGAGTTATATCGTCAGACGGCGTCGGTGGCGGAGCAACTGGCGCTGGCGGACTTCATTGAGCGCGGGCACTTCACGCGGCAAATTCGCCGCTTACGCAAACTGTACGCGGAAAAAGGAGAGCTGCTGACGAACGCATTACAGCAGACGTTCGGTGACGCGATACGGATCGACGCGCCGACCGCGGGCATTTATTTGCCCGTGTACGTCAAAACCACCGCGTCTTGTGCCGCCTTGGTGCGCGCCGCCGCTCGGCGCGGGCTGCATTTACGCCGGGTGAAACCGCAGCATAATGAACCTGCCAACGAACGCATGTTACTGCTCTCTTTCGGTGAAATTGAGCGTGACGATATACCCGACGTCAGCAGAATATTATATGCGGCGTATCAAGATACTTTGAAGGAGGCCTGA
- a CDS encoding AAA family ATPase, whose protein sequence is MRNEYWGTTAMKLTDLQLQRYGIYQNVSWQPPAAGLTVICGENESGKTTLLQFVRDMLFGYRRGKRRGRKGNLAVELANGRVYRIHRDEGETKVTDDRLETVIGEPADLWWNGLDRNTYEQVFAIGLEDLQGAAILAQDDVRAGFLSMQGGEQLARMQQDVVNAREELLVASPQGKRVINQLLNDWQKAQNDVAALAGEEEEFAAIRREQNEVDAQIKAAEEAIAALDVRDRTMDKQIGAWEYYREGIETKRRLDLCSTIEHFPADGKERWNKLVQRMADVNEQREAVNEKLAEIAPTARQDVVTLEPERDEIAALYRESERWRELQQEQIAKNEALAAWQQEFAARTEAMAAWPGTEAAKLGTVDWTKGRELAAQLLRRDNELHYWENDEPVIESAQEIKTDDIPRLTDEGEFQKWEQEGQEMLLLAREKQHLTDEIEWLETLPVKRYSAFFWLGFLLVLGALAAFYLYFTGGLGMEALYIVGGALALSLLCFYWNYRKSHQNEYRLAKLNARLTELQARQRELAQRLELAVPETESELENFRQELETTRRDFYRYQTQLQAISWQAESERRQRLEHEKWAARGAKLRADREISEGAWTKWLADEHLPPTEVAELDLRQAQWQELFTAKGEGEILRVQLERIDRQLTSYTERTTALLQRIDETAPATPETIIELADRYQEQMLQWQSLQEKNRRHEELSKEKALLDERWTLCENEMKALFALVDAKDAAEFVDKVSAYEECDQLRKDYERVRQNLRLYAGSEAEFNRLWLQLETGAYETWLDRRDQYERSLNQHKTELTQLRQREGALQSELARLIKDDRLTKALERRAQVETQLQAAVDDYLALVVSEYLLDEARRAYEADGKPNVIARAGQYLSQMTSGRYTLALTAEGVVQTVDSTHGTKEAAIWSSGTGDQVYLALRLALALAFGEKTEPMPIILDDIFVRFDETRQRETLRFLLAFARTRQVLLFTCHQRTAELAKEVDADNHGHYYRLRSGAISAE, encoded by the coding sequence GTGCGCAACGAATATTGGGGGACAACGGCGATGAAGCTGACTGATTTACAATTGCAACGATACGGCATTTATCAAAATGTTTCCTGGCAGCCGCCGGCCGCCGGACTGACCGTTATCTGCGGCGAAAATGAAAGCGGCAAAACGACGCTGCTGCAATTTGTGCGCGACATGCTGTTCGGGTACCGTCGCGGCAAACGACGCGGCCGCAAAGGGAATTTAGCGGTCGAGCTGGCGAACGGTCGCGTGTATCGCATTCACCGCGATGAAGGGGAAACGAAAGTCACGGATGATCGTCTGGAAACCGTCATCGGCGAACCGGCGGATTTATGGTGGAACGGTTTGGATCGCAATACGTATGAGCAGGTTTTCGCGATCGGTCTGGAAGATTTGCAGGGCGCGGCGATTCTCGCGCAAGATGATGTCCGCGCCGGCTTTTTGAGCATGCAGGGCGGCGAGCAGCTGGCGCGCATGCAGCAGGACGTGGTGAACGCGCGGGAAGAACTGCTGGTAGCGTCGCCGCAGGGCAAACGCGTCATCAATCAACTGTTGAATGATTGGCAAAAAGCGCAAAATGACGTCGCGGCGCTGGCCGGAGAAGAGGAAGAATTCGCTGCGATTCGTCGCGAGCAAAACGAAGTCGACGCGCAAATTAAAGCGGCGGAAGAAGCAATCGCCGCGCTCGATGTGCGCGATCGCACGATGGATAAACAAATCGGCGCGTGGGAATACTATCGGGAAGGCATCGAAACGAAACGGCGCCTGGATTTGTGCAGCACGATCGAGCATTTTCCCGCCGACGGCAAAGAGCGCTGGAATAAATTGGTGCAGCGCATGGCGGATGTCAACGAGCAGCGTGAAGCAGTGAATGAAAAACTCGCGGAGATTGCGCCGACCGCGCGGCAGGATGTGGTGACGCTTGAACCGGAGCGCGATGAAATCGCCGCGCTGTATCGGGAAAGCGAACGCTGGCGCGAGTTGCAACAAGAACAGATCGCGAAAAACGAGGCGCTGGCCGCTTGGCAGCAGGAATTCGCGGCGCGCACGGAAGCTATGGCCGCGTGGCCGGGGACGGAAGCTGCGAAACTCGGCACCGTTGACTGGACGAAAGGGCGGGAGCTCGCGGCGCAGCTGCTGCGGCGCGATAACGAACTGCATTACTGGGAGAATGATGAGCCGGTTATCGAAAGCGCGCAGGAAATCAAAACGGATGACATACCGCGCCTGACCGATGAAGGCGAATTCCAAAAATGGGAGCAGGAAGGGCAGGAAATGTTGCTGCTCGCGCGTGAAAAGCAGCACTTAACCGATGAGATCGAGTGGCTGGAAACACTGCCGGTCAAACGGTATTCCGCGTTTTTCTGGCTGGGCTTTTTGCTCGTACTGGGCGCGCTCGCGGCGTTTTATCTCTACTTCACCGGCGGCCTCGGCATGGAGGCGCTGTATATCGTCGGCGGCGCGTTGGCGCTTTCCCTGCTGTGCTTTTATTGGAACTATCGCAAGAGCCATCAAAATGAATACCGTCTGGCCAAACTGAACGCGCGACTGACGGAATTGCAGGCGCGGCAGAGGGAATTGGCGCAACGCTTGGAACTTGCCGTTCCGGAAACGGAAAGCGAACTCGAAAATTTCCGGCAGGAGCTCGAAACGACCCGCCGTGATTTTTATCGCTACCAAACGCAGCTGCAGGCGATCTCCTGGCAGGCGGAAAGCGAACGCCGGCAACGCTTGGAACACGAAAAATGGGCGGCGCGCGGCGCGAAATTGCGCGCCGATCGCGAAATCTCCGAGGGCGCATGGACGAAGTGGCTCGCCGATGAACATTTACCGCCGACCGAAGTCGCGGAACTCGATTTACGTCAGGCGCAATGGCAGGAACTTTTCACGGCGAAAGGCGAAGGCGAAATTTTGCGCGTGCAGTTGGAGCGAATTGATCGGCAATTGACCTCCTACACCGAGCGAACGACAGCGCTTTTGCAACGCATCGATGAAACCGCGCCGGCCACGCCGGAAACGATCATCGAATTGGCGGATCGTTATCAGGAGCAGATGTTGCAATGGCAAAGTTTACAGGAAAAAAATCGGCGCCATGAAGAATTGTCCAAAGAAAAGGCCTTGCTCGATGAGCGCTGGACATTGTGCGAAAATGAAATGAAAGCTTTGTTCGCCTTGGTGGATGCCAAAGACGCCGCAGAGTTCGTCGACAAAGTGAGCGCGTATGAAGAATGCGACCAGCTGCGCAAAGATTACGAGCGCGTACGGCAAAATCTGCGACTGTACGCGGGCAGTGAAGCGGAATTTAACCGCCTCTGGCTGCAGCTGGAAACCGGCGCGTATGAAACGTGGCTGGATCGGCGCGATCAGTACGAACGCTCGCTCAATCAGCACAAAACCGAACTCACGCAACTGCGCCAACGGGAAGGCGCGCTGCAAAGCGAATTGGCGCGTCTGATCAAAGACGATCGCCTCACCAAAGCGCTGGAACGTCGCGCCCAAGTGGAAACGCAACTGCAGGCGGCCGTGGACGATTACCTCGCGCTTGTCGTGAGTGAATACCTGCTGGATGAAGCGCGTCGCGCCTATGAAGCGGACGGCAAACCGAATGTGATCGCGCGCGCCGGACAGTATCTCTCGCAGATGACGAGCGGCCGCTACACGCTCGCGCTGACCGCGGAAGGCGTCGTGCAGACCGTCGACAGCACGCACGGCACGAAAGAAGCCGCGATCTGGTCCAGCGGCACCGGGGATCAGGTATATCTCGCGTTGCGCTTGGCGCTGGCGCTCGCGTTTGGCGAAAAAACGGAACCGATGCCGATTATTTTAGATGATATTTTCGTGCGCTTTGACGAAACGCGGCAGCGGGAAACATTACGTTTTCTGCTGGCATTCGCGCGGACGCGACAGGTCTTACTGTTCACCTGTCACCAACGCACCGCGGAACTGGCGAAAGAAGTGGACGCGGACAATCACGGTCATTACTATCGTTTGCGTTCCGGCGCGATCAGCGCGGAATAA